GAAATAGATATTCCGCTTCATCTTGGCCAGACCTTGGATGTACTGTTCCTTTGTTCTCATTTTGCCTCCTGACAGAGTGGGTGTAATTGGCTCGGGGGTTAGCGTTTCATACGGTGTCTCGATCTATCGGGTGGAACCGGCCTTCGCCTGGTCCATGGCCCTTAACTCCTTACGGAGGATCTTGCCCACCGCGCTTTTTGGAAGGTCCTTAACGAATTCCACGTACTTCGGGACCTTGTACTTCACGAGGTTCTGCTTGCAGTAGTCAACGATCTCCTCAGGAGCGGCCGTTTCCCCTTCTTTGAGCACCACATAGGCCTTGATGCGCTCGCCGGAATATTCGTCCGGAACTCCTATCACGCATGCTTCAAGGATTTTCGGGTGCGAGAAGAGGACTTCGTCCACATCCCTCGGATAGATGTTGAATCCCCCCGAGATAATCATGTCCTTTTTTCTGTCCACGATGCTGAAGTAGCCTTCTTCGTCAACGATCGCGATGTCACCGGTGAGGAGCCAGCCGTCTCGTAATGTGGCGGCGGTCTCGTCCGGGCGATTGATATAGCCCTTCATAATCTGCGGACCCTTGAGACACAGTTCGCCGGGCTCTCCGGGTGTTGTGATCTCTTTGCTGTAATCGTCCACGTCCACGAGCTTGGCGTCTGTATTGGGCATCGGCAAACCTATGGTGCCGAGCTTGGTCTTGGCGCCAAACGGATTGGTATGGGTGACGGGCGAGGTTTCAGTCAACCCATAGCCTTCGCAGATCTGAGCACCGGTAAGTTCCTCGAACTTCCTCATGGTCTCCATCGGCATCGGGGCCCCTCCGGAGAAGCACCCTTTAAGGGATTTGAGGCTGTATTTCTTCAGCTCGGGGAAGTTGATCATGCCGTTGTACAACGTCGGCACAGCGGGTATGAAAGTTGCCTTGTACTTGTCGATCGCCTCCAGAATTGGTTTGGGCTCAGGTTTGGGAATCAGGATGTTCGCGTATCCGTGATAGATCGCGACGTTCATGGCCGAGGTCATCCCAAAGGAATGAAAGAACGGGAGGCAACCGACCACGATCTCGCCGCCCGGCGCGAATTCGGGAAACCAGGCGTTGGTCTGCTGAACATTACTGGACAGATTTGCATGAGTCAGCTCGACGCCTTTGGACACACCAGTGGTTCCGCCCGTGTAGAGCAAAACAGCCGTGCTGTCCCACTCCAGTTTTGGCGGGTTGGTTATCGGCTCGTATTTCTTCACCAGATCCATGAACTCGAAAACATCGGGAGCCGCCGGGGTTTTCAGGTGCATGCCTTTCTTGACGAACGGGAACAACTGCTTGAGAGGAAAAGGCAGAAAGTCCCGAATATGACAGGAGACGATCTTTCGAATCCCTGTCTTTTGCCTCAAATTGATCATTCTCGGGACCAAGAGGTCGAGGCTTACAAGGTATTGGGAACCGGAGTCGTTGTACTGATGCTCCAGTTCGCGGTCCGTGTACAGGGGATTGTTCATGACCACCACTGCTCCGGCTCTCAAGGCCCCATAGGTTGCCACTACCGTCTGAACGAGATTCGGCATTAGGAGAGCCACCTTGTCGCCGGGCCTAACCCCTAGGGCCGCCAGGGCTGACGCAAACCTGGAGACCAAGTCATCAAGTTGGCGGTATGTTATTTTTGTGCCCTGGAACAGCAGAGCCGGGCTATCGGGGTACCGCTCGGCTGATCTCGCAAGGGCCTGCGGCAGGGTGATTCTTTCGAAGGCCACCTCTGGTGGAACACCATCCGCGTACGCTTTCAGCCAAATCTTTTCCATGTGACGCTCCTCTCAGTGTCTGTACAAGGTAAATAATCGGTAAACCCGGTACGTAACGAAGTACTGCCGGCCGCCATTCTTGAAGCTGCCCCAAATCTCATTGAACTGGTGGAAATCGTGGCACGAATACCCCATCGCGAGTTCCGAAACAGCTTTCAAGCACCGCCACAAGCCTGAAAACTGCTTCGGCAGGCTCACCAATCGTAATCGTTCACCGGGCTTGAGGCGGCTCGGCGCCCGGTGAGGATGGAGGGGGAGACCATCTCCCCCTCCAAGCCTCCCCCATCGTGATTCCGAGCGGTTGCGCTTGTCCCGGTGAACGCTCACCATCAATCGTTAGACAGTCCGCTCGATGATCGTGGCCACGCCCTGACCGCCACCCACACACGCGTTGGCGCATCCGTAGCGTCCGCCGTTTTTCTCCATGATGCGGGCCAGGGTCCCTACGAGCCGAATACCGGTCGCTCCCAGAGCATGCCCAATGGCTACTCCTCCGCCCATAACATTGACTTTTTCCGGATCGAGCCCCAGTTCCTTGATGCAGTTCAGGGCCACAACGGAGAAAGCCTCGTTGATTTCCCAAAAATCGACATCTTTGGCCTGCAAGCCCGCCTTTTGAAGGGCTTTTTGGCTGGCAGGCACCGGGCCCGCGCCCATGATTGTCGGATCCACACCCGCGAAACCAATGGATTTGATGGTCGCCAGAGGTTTGATTCCCTTTGCCTCAGCAGTCTCTTTGGCCATCAAAATCATGGATGAGGCAGCGGCATTGAGAGGCGACGAATTGCCTGCGGTAATCTGATGATCCTTCTTGTAAGCCGGAGACAGTTTCGCCAGTCCTTCAAGGGTCGTGTCCGCCCGTACCGCCTGGTCCGTTTTCACGGTAAGGACTGAACCGTCTGCCTGCTCCGCTTCGATCGGCAGTATCTCACCATCGAAGAAGCCGGCTTCCTGGGCTTTTGCAGCCCGGTGGTGAGACCGCACAGCCCACTTGTCCATGTCTTCACGATTCAGGCCGGCCTGGGCGAGGAGCTTCTGAGCTGTGAGCCCCATATTCATGGTGGTCATCATGTCCCAGTGCAGGTACTCCGGAGCCGCGAAAAGAGCCATGTTCGGGACGATCAGCCCGCCCTCGGTCGTTGATTGCCCCATGGGAATCCTCGTCATGTGCTCCATGCCTCCCACCATGACGACGTCCGCGTTTTGGGTGGCAACTTCCAGGAAACCCATGTGTATGGCAGCCATGGAGGAACCGCACTGCTGATCTACGAATTTGGCTGCGATCGTATTGGGGAAGTTGGCCAAAAAGATCGGGAAGCGACCTCCATAAGCCCACTGTTCGCCAACAGCGGTGGCGCATCCCACGATGAAATCATCGATTTCCTCGGGCTTGAGGCCTGCTCTCTTGACCAACTCGGGGAGCAGCTTGGCCAGCAGCTCATCGGCCCTCATTTTGCAGAATACGTCTCTGGCCGGGTCCTTTGGCCGGGAACGGGATTGAGCGGTCCTGAGGTATCCTGCGATAACTACGTCTCTCATCTGCGTGTCTCCTTCTATAGATCGTTAGGCTTTTCTCTCTCAATCGGATGTTCTTGTTTAGTTTCCGGCGATTGCTGGGCAGGAGGCCTGCATCGCACGTTAATTCCCGTCAAGATACTGCATATGTCCAAAGCCTTGGTCAGTCATCAAAGACTGCGCTGCTCATTTCCACTGTCAGGCCGTCGGTCTCCATGAGCCTCGCGGCCAAACCGCAGGTCTTAGGTACCTCATAGTGAAAGAAGTAACGCATGGTGTGAAGCTTGCCCTCGTAGAACCGTTTGTCCAGGGTAGCGCAATCGGTCTCTAATCCCTTTTGAGCGGCTACACCTTGGACCAGCCATTGCCAAGCAATAGCAATAATCCCGAACAGTTCCAGATACAGCGTTGCGTCGGCCAAAAACTTCTCCACCTGACCTTGCATGCCGAATTGCACAAGATGAAGGGTAACGCCCTGGAGTGTTTCCAGAGCTTCCTTTAATCGCTCCGCATACGGCCTAAGTCCCTCGTATGGCATGGCGGCCTGTATGGTGGCCTGGGCCTCTTCAAGATAGATTCGCAAGGCTTGGCCGTTCTTCATGACTACCTTGCGGCCAAGCAGGTCCAGGGCCTGTATACCGGTAGTCCCTTCGTGGATGGGATGTATCCTGATGTCGCGGTAGTATTGCTCCAGGGGGAATTCCTGGCAGTAACCATAACCTCCAAGTATCTGGAGCCCCTGACTTACCGAGATGATTCCGTTTTCAGACGGATAGCTCTTTGCCACGGGAGTCAGTAGATCGAGCAAGAGTTCGCAGCGTTCTTTTTGCTCCGCATCCTCTGTTTTCGCCAGATCCGAGTACATAGCGCACTGAAGAATCACGGACAGGGAGCCTTCCGACACTGCTCTTTGGAAGAGAAGCATCCTTCTGATATCCGGATGTTCAATGATGGGAATTTGCGGCAGCGTCGGGTCCTTGCTGGACAGCCTGCGGCCCTGAGGCCTCTCCCTCGCATATTCCAGAGACGCGTAGTAGGCCGCGGAAGTAATGGCAGTAGCCTGCATGCCTACGCCTATACGTGCCTCGTTCATCATCTGAAACATGTACGAGAGACCTTTGTGGGCCTCCCCCACAAGGAACCCGCGACAATCGTCGTTTTCCCCCATGCTGAGCTGAGTGATCGGACACCCTCGGTAGCCCAATTTGTGATACACCGTCGCCACGGCCACATCGTTGGGTTCGAGGGTCCCGTCACTCGTGAGCCTCTTCTTGGGGACCAGGAAGAGGGAAATGCCCTTGACGCCGAGCGGAGCGCCTTTGATCTTGGCCAGCATCATGTGGACCACATTCTCCACACCGTCATGGTCCCCGGCCGAGATGAATATCTTCTGCCCTCGGATCTTGTAGTATCCTTGATCCGTGGGTTCCGCGCGGGTGGTAATGTCGGAAAGAGAGCTGCCGGCCTGGGGTTCGGTGAGGGCCATTGTCCCTTGCCACTCGCCGCCCAGCATCTGGGGAACGTAGGTTTCCCTAAGGTCGTTCGTGCCGTAAGAGAGAATCAGGTGAGCGGCTCCCGTCGTTAAGCCCGGATAACCCGTGGCGGGGAAATTGGCCGCTCCAAATATGTAGTTGCAAGCCATGTGCACCGTGATGGGCAGTTGTTGGCCCCCCACGTCGTACGGCATGGAAGAAGAGATCCACCCGCCCTCTCCCCATTCCTTCATCATGGTCTTGACCACAGGATGGACCTTCACCTGGCCGTCCTCCAGAAACGGCGCCTTTTCATCCATTTCCCGGAAGTACGGGTAGATCAAGTTACGAGCCAATTTCAGGGCCGTATCCACAACAAGATCGTACGTCTCACGGGTATGATCTTCGAAATAGGGCAACCTCGAAAGTTGTTCCACTCCATGCACTTCGTAAAGCAGGAAATCGAGGTTCCGCTTGCTGACGAATTTTTCCGCCATGAGGCCTCCGTTATGCCGGGTAAAAGGTCTTTCCGGATTCCGCCATCTCCTTGAGGAGTTTCGCCGGCTGGAAACGGACCCCGTACTGCTTCTCGAGTTCGACCAATAG
This portion of the Desulfomonile tiedjei genome encodes:
- a CDS encoding long-chain fatty acid--CoA ligase gives rise to the protein MEKIWLKAYADGVPPEVAFERITLPQALARSAERYPDSPALLFQGTKITYRQLDDLVSRFASALAALGVRPGDKVALLMPNLVQTVVATYGALRAGAVVVMNNPLYTDRELEHQYNDSGSQYLVSLDLLVPRMINLRQKTGIRKIVSCHIRDFLPFPLKQLFPFVKKGMHLKTPAAPDVFEFMDLVKKYEPITNPPKLEWDSTAVLLYTGGTTGVSKGVELTHANLSSNVQQTNAWFPEFAPGGEIVVGCLPFFHSFGMTSAMNVAIYHGYANILIPKPEPKPILEAIDKYKATFIPAVPTLYNGMINFPELKKYSLKSLKGCFSGGAPMPMETMRKFEELTGAQICEGYGLTETSPVTHTNPFGAKTKLGTIGLPMPNTDAKLVDVDDYSKEITTPGEPGELCLKGPQIMKGYINRPDETAATLRDGWLLTGDIAIVDEEGYFSIVDRKKDMIISGGFNIYPRDVDEVLFSHPKILEACVIGVPDEYSGERIKAYVVLKEGETAAPEEIVDYCKQNLVKYKVPKYVEFVKDLPKSAVGKILRKELRAMDQAKAGSTR
- a CDS encoding acetyl-CoA C-acetyltransferase encodes the protein MRDVVIAGYLRTAQSRSRPKDPARDVFCKMRADELLAKLLPELVKRAGLKPEEIDDFIVGCATAVGEQWAYGGRFPIFLANFPNTIAAKFVDQQCGSSMAAIHMGFLEVATQNADVVMVGGMEHMTRIPMGQSTTEGGLIVPNMALFAAPEYLHWDMMTTMNMGLTAQKLLAQAGLNREDMDKWAVRSHHRAAKAQEAGFFDGEILPIEAEQADGSVLTVKTDQAVRADTTLEGLAKLSPAYKKDHQITAGNSSPLNAAASSMILMAKETAEAKGIKPLATIKSIGFAGVDPTIMGAGPVPASQKALQKAGLQAKDVDFWEINEAFSVVALNCIKELGLDPEKVNVMGGGVAIGHALGATGIRLVGTLARIMEKNGGRYGCANACVGGGQGVATIIERTV
- a CDS encoding acyl-CoA dehydrogenase, which encodes MAEKFVSKRNLDFLLYEVHGVEQLSRLPYFEDHTRETYDLVVDTALKLARNLIYPYFREMDEKAPFLEDGQVKVHPVVKTMMKEWGEGGWISSSMPYDVGGQQLPITVHMACNYIFGAANFPATGYPGLTTGAAHLILSYGTNDLRETYVPQMLGGEWQGTMALTEPQAGSSLSDITTRAEPTDQGYYKIRGQKIFISAGDHDGVENVVHMMLAKIKGAPLGVKGISLFLVPKKRLTSDGTLEPNDVAVATVYHKLGYRGCPITQLSMGENDDCRGFLVGEAHKGLSYMFQMMNEARIGVGMQATAITSAAYYASLEYARERPQGRRLSSKDPTLPQIPIIEHPDIRRMLLFQRAVSEGSLSVILQCAMYSDLAKTEDAEQKERCELLLDLLTPVAKSYPSENGIISVSQGLQILGGYGYCQEFPLEQYYRDIRIHPIHEGTTGIQALDLLGRKVVMKNGQALRIYLEEAQATIQAAMPYEGLRPYAERLKEALETLQGVTLHLVQFGMQGQVEKFLADATLYLELFGIIAIAWQWLVQGVAAQKGLETDCATLDKRFYEGKLHTMRYFFHYEVPKTCGLAARLMETDGLTVEMSSAVFDD